A single window of Gossypium hirsutum isolate 1008001.06 chromosome A10, Gossypium_hirsutum_v2.1, whole genome shotgun sequence DNA harbors:
- the LOC107896704 gene encoding epoxide hydrolase A, with the protein MRLIQGIANFRRLYANSIDLNTKSYLSTTKRAFCRPSEHAKVVNTTITCSPFYCSNNLGSRSHSSRPEMEGIEHRVIKANGINMHVAEKGKGPVILFLHGFPELWYTWRHQITAFASLGYRALAPDLRGFGETEAPDDASTYTSLDVVGDLIALLDVVAADQDQVFVVGHDWGALIAWWLCMFRPDRVKALVNMSVAFNPRNPNMKPLEGLRALYGDDYYICRFQEPGVIEAEFREMGYERVLKGFFTYRDPLPLLIPKGKYFGQPDTPISLPSWFSEEDCKYYLSQYEKKGFTGALNYYRNINLNWQLTAPWTGSKIKVPVKFIVGDQDLTYNGPGIKDYLHKGGLKKNVPLLEQVVVMEGVAHFLQEENPDEVNKHIHDFFNKF; encoded by the exons ATGAGATTGATCCAGGGAATAGCTAATTTTAGGCGTCTTTACGCTAATTCTATAGACTTGAACACAAAATCCTACCTCTCCACGACAAAGCGTGCATTTTGCAGGCCAAGTGAACACGCAAAGGTCGTTAACACCACCATCACTTGTTCTCCATTTTATTGCAGCAATAACTTAGGATCGAGATCCCATTCAAGCAGACCCGAAATGGAGGGGATAGAGCATAGGGTAATCAAAGCCAATGGCATAAATATGCACGTCGCTGAGAAAGGGAAAGGCCCTGTAATCCTTTTCCTCCATGGATTCCCAGAGCTCTGGTATACATGGCGCCATCAGATCACTGCTTTTGCCTCGCTTGGGTACCGAGCTTTGGCTCCTGACCTGCGTGGATTTGGGGAAACGGAGGCACCCGATGATGCCTCCACCTATACCAGTTTAGACGTGGTGGGGGATCTCATTGCTCTCCTGGATGTTGTCGCCGCCGACCAGGACCAGGTTTTTGTCGTGGGACATGATTGGGGTGCCCTCATTGCCTGGTGGTTGTGCATGTTTAGACCAGACAGGGTTAAGGCTTTGGTTAACATGAGTGTTGCATTCAATCCTAGGAACCCTAATATGAAACCTCTTGAAGGTCTCAGAGCTTTGTATGGTGATGACTACTACATATGCAGATTTCAG GAGCCTGGAGTCATAGAGGCTGAGTTCAGGGAGATGGGATATGAGAGAGTTCTAAAGGGATTCTTTACATACCGTGATCCATTGCCTCTTCTTATACCAAAAGGCAAATATTTTGGACAACCAGACACTCCAATAAGCTTGCCCTCATGGTTTTCAGAGGAAGATTGCAAGTATTACCTCAGCCAATATGAGAAGAAAGGCTTCACCGGGGCATTGAACTATTACCGGAATATAAACTT AAACTGGCAACTTACTGCACCTTGGACTGGAAGTAAAATAAAAGTGCCGGTTAAGTTCATTGTTGGCGACCAGGATCTAACCTATAATGGTCCGGGAATCAAGGATTACCTACACAAGGGAGGTCTTAAGAAGAATGTTCCACTCTTGGAGCAAGTGGTTGTGATGGAGGGAGTGGCACACTTCCTCCAAGAAGAAAACCCTGATGAGGTCAATAAACATATACATGACTTCTTTAATAAGTTCTAA